Proteins co-encoded in one Setaria viridis chromosome 9, Setaria_viridis_v4.0, whole genome shotgun sequence genomic window:
- the LOC117835208 gene encoding putative cyclin-dependent kinase F-2 has translation MAAACVEAAAAPPRHHPATQLSRNRKRMHVAMGTTDDYEETETCCLGEEAFGAVVRARHRPACAGNPFVVGSRGLARDPATAELCLVMDCGGAREPPLRPAPARPRREPAAVRGTVRAATWHLLTGAKRMHERRIIHWDIKPSNILVDDDRGARAPSTSATSGTPCPRTSRRRTSRPARCVTWRPEMLLGSLSPDYDERVDTWSLGCVMADLIKGWNPFQGLDEEGQLCAIFDVLGVPDVRVRYNLLRKHFPEMKLTKEGFEVLSGLLT, from the exons ATGGCCGCCGCCTGCGTAGaggctgccgccgctcctcctcgccaccaCCCCGCTACGCAGCTGAGCCGCAACCGCAAGAGGATGCATGTCGCCATGGGCACCACCGACGACTACGAGGAGACGGAGACCTGCTGCCTCGGCGAGGAGGCCTTCGGCGCCGTCGTCAGGGCGCGCCACCGGCCGG CGTGCGCCGGGAACCCCTTCGTCGTCGGCTCCCGCGGCCTCGCCCGTGACCCGGCCACCGCGGAGCTTTGCCTGGTCATGGactgcggcggcgcgcgcgagccTCCGCTGCGCCCTGCGCCAGCGCGCCCGCGCCGGGAGCCTGCCGCTGTCCGAGGCACGGTGCGCGCCGCCACGTGGCATCTGCTCACAGGCGCCAAGAGGATGCACGAGCGCCGCATCATCCACTGGGACATCAAGCCCTCCAACATTCTTGTCGACGACGATCGCGGCGCCCGGGCGCCGTCAACATCTGCGACTTCGGGCACGCCATGTCCacggacgagccgccgccgtacGAGCCGGCCGGCACGCTGTGTTACATGGCGTCCCGAGATGCTGCTGGGAAGCCTGTCGCCTGACTACGACGAGCGCGTCGACACCTGGTCGCTTGGTTGCGTCATGGCGGACCTCATCAAAGGGTGGAACCCGTTTCAGGGGCTCGACGAGGAAGGCCAGCTCTGCGCGATCTTCGACGTACTCGGCGTGCCAGATGTACGGGTG CGGTATAACCTCCTGCGCAAGCACTTTCCTGAGATGAAGCTGACCAAAGAAGGATTCGAGGTCCTCAGTGGCCTCCTAACGTAA
- the LOC117838520 gene encoding uncharacterized protein produces the protein MSEHLALRSSVGSRSSALPSHNPRLPPAHDPLASVWIRRLHLTPNPPPPPRPPPPPPPLPLPRRATPPSHQDAVSTDESRTPPPPPPPPPPRRAGFGPFRWSPRPLRGAPVGAWDAAASGASVGGSGVGGGPPMLSPFFRLPAPPPVTQVSDFGEVAPVRPLIGLGSHSGSSGFPGLSPPMVGGGDASATWLLGRAAGAAYPSHALDMVPIRTLDDLHDRQHGVIAVPPNLARHDPSSSSQHDEPFSYWNMGRCRRNTTTSSITPISVAPAHFGTKRNADSNSFLPLKLRKLSRAI, from the exons ATGTCGGAGCACCTCGCGCTCCGGAGCTCCGTAGGAAGCCGCAGCTCCGCGCTGCCCTCTCACAACCCGCGCCTCCCGCCCGCACACGACCCTCTCGCCTCCGTCtggatccgccgcctccacctcacCCCGaaccccccgccgccgccgcggcccccgcctccgcccccgccgctgcccctgcCACGCCGCGCGACGCCACCTTCTCACCAGGACGCCGTCTCCACCGACGagtcccgcacgccgccgccgcccccgccacctcccccgccgcgcAGAGCCGGGTTCGGCCCCTTCCGCTGGAGCCCGCGGCCTTTGCGGGGCGCGCCGGTCGGCGCGTGGGACGCCGCCGCATCTGGCGCCTCTGTTGGTGGTAGCGGCGTTGGAGGCGGCCCACCGATGCTGTCGCCGTTCTTCCgtctcccggcgccgccgccggtgacgcAGGTCTCGGATTTCGGAGAGGTCGCGCCTGTGAGGCCGCTGATCGGTCTTGGAAGCCACAGCGGCAGCAGCGGGTTTCCTGGGCTATCACCGCCGATggtcggcggtggcgacgcCAGTGCCACCTGGCTGCTGGGCAGAGCTGCAG GTGCTGCTTACCCTAGCCATGCTTTGGACATGGTTCCCATAAGAACACTTGAT GATCTGCATGACAGACAGCATGGTGTGATAGCAGTACCACCAAATCTTGCAAGGCATGATCCTAGCTCTAGCAGCCAACATGATGAACCTTTCTCATATTGGAACATGGGGAGGTGTCGGAGAAACACCACTACCTCATCGATCACACCTATCAGTGTTGCGCCTGCCCATTTTGGCACGAAGAGGAATGCTGATTCGAACAGTTTTCTCCCTCTGAAGCTCAGGAAACTAAGTAGGGCTATTTAG
- the LOC117836588 gene encoding protein NRT1/ PTR FAMILY 2.11: protein MRGGGGGREDDEVSRKLKSMEVDKMGDGDGEDSPRPAVKYYGWKAMPFIIGNETFEKLGTLGTSANLLVYLTQVFHMRSVDAATLLNGLNGTTSLAPIIGAFLSDAYLGRYLALAIASIASLIGMFFLTLTAAADSLHPPECGVGETCEKATSYQFAVLFIAFAFLVLGSAGIRPCSMPFGADQFDPNTESGKRGINSFFNWYYFTFTAAMMISATVIIYVQSNLSWPIGLGIPTGLMFLACVLFFMGTKLYVRVTPEGSPFTSVVQVLAAAFKKRSLKQPKDPKQDLFNPPHTSAIVTKLAHTDQFRCLDKAAIVASTEEVRPGGAAPADPWRLCSVQQVEEVKCLIRIAPVWSTGIIYYVAVVQQSTYVVLSALQSDRHLGRGSFEIPAASFTVFAMLAQTLWIPLYDRILLPKLRKMTGKEEGFTLLQRQGIGIALSTVAMVISAIVEDRRRAIALSQPTLGKTMMGGDISAMSSLWMVPQLMILGLSEAFNLISQIEFYYKEIPEHMRSVAGALAFCNLALGNYLSGFLVTIVHRTTGSGRNWLAQDLNKGRLDLFYWTIAGIGVFNLIYFLICARWYRFKGASN from the exons atgcgcggcggcggcggcggacgggaggaCGACGAGGTGTCGCGGAAGCTCAAGAGCATGGAGGTGGACAAGAtgggggacggcgacggcgaggacagcCCGCGGCCCGCCGTCAAGTACTACGGCTGGAAGGCCATGCCCTTCATCATCG GCAACGAGACGTTCGAGAAGCTGGGGACGCTGGGCACGTCGGCGAACCTGCTGGTGTACCTGACGCAGGTGTTCCACATGCGGAGCGTGgacgccgccaccctcctcaacgggctcaACGGCACCACCAGCCTGGCCCCCATCATCGGCGCCTTCCTCTCCGACGCCTACCTCGGCCGCTACCTCGCGCTCGCCATCGCCTCCATCGCCTCCCTCATC GGAATGTTCTTTCTGACGCTGACGGCCGCCGCGGACAGCCTGCACCCGCCGGAGTGCGGCGTGGGCGAGACCTGCGAGAAGGCCACCTCGTACCAGTTCGCGGTGCTCTTCATTGCCTTCGCGTTCCTGGTGCTGGGCTCGGCGGGGATCCGCCCCTGCAGCATGCCCTTCGGCGCCGACCAGTTCGACCCCAACACCGAGTCCGGCAAGCGCGGCATCAACAGCTTCTTCAACTGGTACTACTTCACCTTCACCGCCGCCATGATGATCTCGGCCACCGTCATCATCTACGTGCAGAGCAACCTGAGCTGGCCCATCGGGCTCGGCATCCCCACGGGCCTCATGTTCCTCGCCTGCGTCCTCTTCttcatgggcaccaagctctaCGTCCGGGTGACGCCGGAGGGGAGCCCCTTCACCAGCGTCGTGCAGGTGCTGGCGGCCGCCTTCAAGAAGCGGTCGCTGAAGCAGCCCAAGGACCCGAAGCAGGACCTGTTCAACCCGCCGCACACCAGCGCCATCGTCACCAAGCTCGCGCACACGGACCAGTTCCGGTGCCTGGACAAGGCGGCCATCGTGGCGTCGACGGAGGAGGTGCGCCCCggtggcgccgcgccggcggaccCCTGGAGGCTCTGCAGCGTGCagcaggtggaggaggtgaagTGCCTCATCCGCATCGCGCCGGTGTGGTCGACGGGGATCATCTACTACGTGGCCGTGGTGCAGCAGTCCACGTACGTGGTGCTCTCGGCGCTGCAGTCCGACCGCCACCTCGGCCGCGGCAGCTTCGAGATCCCCGCCGCGTCCTTCACCGTCTTCGCCATGCTCGCGCAGACGCTCTGGATCCCGCTGTACGACCGCATCCTGCTGCCTAAGCTCCGGAAGATGACCGGCAAGGAGGAGGGGTTCACGCTGCTCCAGCGCCAGGGCATCGGCATCGCGCTCTCCACCGTGGCCATGGTCATCTCGGCCATCGTCGAGGACAGGCGGCGCGCCATCGCGCTGAGCCAGCCGACGCTGGGCAAGACCATGATGGGCGGCGACATCTCGGCCATGTCCAGCCTGTGGATGGTGCCGCAGCTCATGATCCTGGGCCTGTCGGAGGCGTTCAACCTCATCAGCCAGATCGAGTTCTACTACAAGGAGATCCCCGAGCACATGCGGAGCGTGGCGGGGGCGCTGGCCTTCTGCAACCTGGCGCTCGGCAACTACCTCAGCGGGTTCCTGGTGACCATCGTGCACCGGACGACGGGGTCCGGCCGCAACTGGCTGGCGCAGGACCTCAACAAGGGCCGCCTCGATCTCTTCTACTGGACCATCGCTGGCATCGGCGTCTTCAACCTCATCTACTTCCTCATCTGCGCCAGGTGGTACAGGTTCAAGGGGGCCAGCAACTGA
- the LOC117836587 gene encoding protein FLOURY ENDOSPERM 6, chloroplastic, translated as MGLETRERALLLLAFESHEAEARIGSLASDRSYASLLPPHPSLPPSRRALASSLLPLFNSAHCREPFPLRAERNATAMRPFVPSLRLPTPSLTLLPPPHSLCIPRRRRLLPAPLAASASSRRPYRRRRNAPSRPPPPVPPPSSLQQQQQQQPRPQQQRAANAAAPGARRQEELEEAIYDFMCRSAKPGAFPTREELVAAGRADLAAAVASSGGWLSLGWSPAGAEGAAPRSSGGGHPDYPPETGVYHRDDLAPGSEDDSEWEEEEEDEADEEEVSPSGRQPEMEETKEVTLKAGIEGMLTRLQRDRERARPPPRPEGRSDNGALAGNSGAPSHTAAGGRHSPRTPENGSVHGSHPQNGTLDGNNTLQSSSNDAWQTWTLGKSDLSDFEAAEVLPIESRRLSRHDEQDIALAQNDFHRSSNGVAVSDYPSDGVDSERDEIHSRLQTLELDLSAALKTLRSRFDKVLSNMSNNNGATVLDDISDDWEFEETKVLQAQEELRSIRAKIAVLEGKMALEIIERNKIIEDKQRRLDEVEKALSELRTVCIMWANPASEVLLVGSFDGWTSQRKLEKSSERGMFSLNLRLYPGRYEIKFIVDGVWKNDPLRPTVYNNGHENNLLVVT; from the exons ATGGGCCTCGAGACTCGAGAGCGCGCGTTGCTATTGCTTGCGTTCGAGTCGcacgaggcggaggcgcggattGGCTCGCTCGCCAGCGACCGGTCCTACGCatccctccttcctcctcatccttccCTTCCCCCGTCGCGTCGCGCTCTCGCCTCGTCCCTTCTTCCGCTCTTCAATTCCGCCCACTGCCGAGAGCCCTTCCCTCTCCGAGCGGAGAGAAATGCGACCGCGATGCGCCCCTTCGTCCCCTCCCTGCGCCTCCCAACCCCATCCCTAACCCTCCTGCCCCCACCTCACTCCCTCTGcattccccgccgccgccgcctcctgcccgccccgctcgccgcctccgcatCCTCCAGGCGTccgtaccgccgccgccgcaacgccccgagccggccgcctccgccggtgccgccaccgtcgtccctccagcagcagcagcagcagcagccgcggccacagcagcagcgcgccgcgaatgccgccgcgccgggcgcACGGCGccaggaggagctggaggaggcgaTCTACGACTTCATGTGCCGCTCCGCCAAGCCCGGGGCGTTCCCCACCCGCGAGGAGCTCGtcgcggccggccgcgccgacctcgcggccgccgtcgcgtccaGCGGCGGATGGCTCTCCCTCGGTTGGTCCCCCGCGGGCGCGgagggcgccgcgccgcgctcgtcGGGCGGGGGACACCCTGACTACCCGCCCGAGACGGGCGTGTACCACCGTGATGACCTAGCGCCGGGCTCGGAGGATGACTCCGAGTG ggaggaggaggaggaagatgaagcggacgaggaggaggtgtCACCGTCTGGGCGTCAGCCAGAAATGGAGGAGACCAA GGAGGTCACGTTGAAAGCAGGCATCGAGGGGATGCTCACCAGGCTGCAGAGGGACAgggagcgggcgcggccgccgccccgaccaGAAGGCAGAAGTGACAATGGCG CTTTAGCTGGCAACAGCGGTGCTCCCAGTCATACAGCGGCTGGTGGCAGGCATAGCCCTAGGACACCTGAGAATGGAAGTGTTCATGGATCTCATCCTCAAAATGGGACGCTAGATGGCAACAATACCTTACAGAGTTCGAGCAACGATGCATGGCAAACATGGACCCTTGGCAAGAGTGATTTATCTGATTTTGAAG CTGCTGAGGTCCTACCAATTGAAAGCAGAAGATTATCTCGGCATGATGAACAAGACATTGCATTGGCGCAAAATGACTTTCACAGATCATCTAATGGTGTGGCTGTAAGTGATTATCCTAGTGATGGTGTAGACTCTGAAAGAGATGAGATACATTCTCGTCTTCAAACTCTGGAATTGGACCTATCTGCCGCTCTCAAGACATTAAGATCAAGATTCGACAAAGTCTTATCAAATATG TCAAATAATAATGGAGCTACTGTACTGGATGATATCTCTGACGATTGGGAGTTTGAGGAGACAAAGGTACTGCAAGCTCAGGAGGAGCTACGATCAATCCGGGCTAAAATAGCTGTATTAGAAGGGAAGATGGCACTTGAGATAAT TGAAAGGAACAAAATAATAGAAGATAAACAAAGGAGGCTTGATGAAGTTGAGAAGGCCCTGAGTGAGCTCCGTACTGTTTGTATCATGTGGGCCAACCCTGCTTCAGAGGTTTTATTGGTTGGGTCATTTGATGGCTGGACAAGTCAA AGAAAGCTGGAAAAATCATCAGAAAGAGGCATGTTTTCCTTGAACCTGAGGCTGTACCCAGGTAGATATGAG ATTAAGTTTATCGTTGATGGTGTCTGGAAGAACGATCCTTTGCGGCCCACTGTGTACAACAATGGGCATGAAAACAACCTTCTGGTTGTCACTTGA